The DNA region GTCGAGCAGGGCAAGGACGGCCAGGCCACCGAAGCGCCCGAGGGCGCCGAGCCGCCGCAGGACACCTCCAAGGCCGTCCTGCACTACCACCGGGCCGACGGGAACTACGACGGCTGGGGCCTGCACACCTGGACCGGAGCCGCCGCCCCCACGGACTGGGCGAAGCCCCTGCAGCCCGTGCGGACCGACGCCTTCGGCGCCACCTTCGAGGTCCCGCTCACCGACGGCGCCACCTCGCTCAGCTACATCCTCCACAAGGGCGACGAGAAGGACCTGCCCAGCGACCAGTCCCTGGACATCGCCACCTACGGGCACGAGGTCTGGATGCTGGGCGGGAAGCCCGGATACCTGCTGCCGCAGGCGGGCGGCGTGCCCACCCCCGACCTCACCAAGGCCGAGGCCCAGTGGATCGACGCGGACACCGTCGTGTGGAAGGTGAAGGCCACCGACGCCACCAGCCAGCAGCTCGTGTACGCGAAGGAGGGCGGCATCTCCGTCGTCGACGGCGCGCTCTCCGACGAGGGCCGGTGGCTCCGGCTCGGTGCGACGGAGCTCACCGCCGCCCAGAAGGCGAAGTACCCGCACCTCAGGGACTACCCGGCGTTCACCGTCGACACCCGTGACCGGGACAGGGTCCGCGCGTCCCTGCGCGGCCAGCTGATCGCCACCCAGCGCGCCGCCAACGGCGCCCTGCTCGCCGCCACCGGCGTACAGACCGCGGGCGTACTGGACGAGTTGTACGGGAAGGCCGCGAGCGGGGCCGCGCTCGGGCCCGTCTTCCGCAAGGGCACCCCGACGCTCTCCGTCTGGGCCCCCACCGCCCGCACCGTCTCGCTCGAACTCGACGGGAAGACCGTCCCGATGCGGCGCGACGACCGCACCGGCGTCTGGTCGGTCACCGGGAAGAAGTCCTGGGCGGGCAAGCCCTACCGGTACTCCGTCCAGGTCTGGGCGCCCACCGTCCAGAAGCTGGTCACCAACAAGGTCACCGACCCCTACTCCACCGCGCTGACCACCGACTCCGCCCGGAGCCTCGTCGTCGACCTCGACGATCCGGAGCTGGCGCCGCGCGGCTGGTCCGCCCTGAAGAAGCCGGCGGCCGAACCGCTGCGCGACGCGCAGATCCAGGAACTGCACATCCGTGACTTCTCGATCGCGGACAGCACCTCCGAGCACCCCGGTGAGTACCTCGCCTTCACCGACACCCGCTCCGACGGGATGAAGCACCTCAGGGAGCTCGCCGACTCCGGCACCGGCTACGTGCACCTGCTTCCCGCCTTCGACATCGGGACCATCCCGGAGAAGAAGTCCGACCAGCAGAAGCCCGCCTGCGAGCTGTCCGTCTACGCCCCCGACTCCGAGGAACAGCAGGCCTGCGTCACGAAGGCCGCCGCGAAGGACGCCTTCAACTGGGGCTACGACCCGCTGCACTACACCGTCCCCGAGGGCTCGTACGCCTCCGACCCGAACGGCACCAGGCGCACCGTCGAGTTCCGCCGGATGGTCCAGGGCCTGAACGGCGCCGGGCTGCGGACCGTCATGGACGTCGTCTACAACCACACCGTCGCCTCCGGCCAGGACGACAAGTCCGTCCTCGACAGGATCGTGCCCGGCTACTACCAGCGGCTCCTGGAGGACGGCACCGTCGCCACCTCGACCTGCTGTGCCAACACCGCGACCGAGAACACCATGATGGGCAAGCTCGTCGTGGACTCGATCGTCACGTGGGCCAAGGAGTACAAGGTCGACGGCTTCCGCTTCGACCTCATGGGACACCACCCGAAGGCCAACATCCTCGCGGTCCGCAAGGCCCTCGACGAGCTGACCGTCGCCGAGGACGGCGTCGACGGGAAGGAGATCATCCTGTACGGCGAGGGCTGGAACTTCGGTGAGATCGCCGACGACGCCCGCTTCGTCCAGGCCACCCAGAAGAACATGGCCGGCACCGGCATCGCCACCTTCTCCGACCGGGCCCGCGACGCCGTGCGCGGCGGCGGCCCCTTCGACGAGGACCCCCGCGTCCAGGGCTTCGCCTCCGGCCTCTACACCGACCCCAACACCTCGCCCGCCAACGGCACCGAGGCCGAGCAGAAGGCCCGGCTGCTCCACTACCAGGACCTGGTCAAGGTCGGGCTCACCGGCAGCCTCGCCGACTACACCTTCACCGACACCCAGGGCCGCACGGTCAAGGGCTCGGCCGTCGACTACAACGGGGCCCCCGCCGGATACGCGGCGGCCCCCGGCGACGCCCTCGCCTACGCCGACGCCCACGACAACGAGTCCCTCTACGACGCCCTCGCCTTCAAGCTGCCCACCGGCACCACCACCGCCGACCGGGCCCGCATGCAGGTCCTGGCGATGGCCACCGCGGCCCTCTCGCAGGGTCCGTCGCTCTCCCAGGCCGGTTCCGACCTGCTGCGCTCCAAGTCGCTCGACCGCAACTCGTACGACAGCGGCGACTGGTACAACGCCCTGCACTGGGACTGCCGCGAGGGCAACGGCTTCGGACGGGGACTCCCGCCCGCCGCCGACAACAAGGACAAGTGGTCCTACGGCAAGCCGCTGCTGACCGCCGCGACCCTCACCCCCGGGTGCGCCGAGATCACGGGAGCGTCCGCCGCATACCAGGACCTGCTCACCATCCGCACCACCGAGAAGGAGTTCTCCCTGGCCACCACGGAACAGGTGCAGACGGCCCTGTCCTTCCCGCTCTCGGGCACGCGGGAGACGCCCGGCGTGATCACCATGCGCCTGGGCGAGCTGGTCGTCGTCATGAACGCCACCCCGGCCACGCAGAGCCAGGAGATCCCGGAACTGGCCGGAAAGGCGTACGCCCTGCACCCCGTCCAGGCGGCGGGCGCGGACGCCACGGTCAAGAAGTCCTCGTACGAGGGGAAGTCGGGCGGCTTCACCGTGCCGGGTCGCACGGTCGCCGTGTTCTCCCGGCGCTGACCTCCCTTCCCCACCGGCCGGCCCCCGGCTCCGTGCCTCGTCGGCCCGGAGCCGGGGGCCGGCCGTCCGTCCGGCGGTGGGTCCCTTGCGCGGGCGGCGTGAGCACGCGAAGCTGACGTCGTACACGAACATGCACGCCGTACACGTATGCGTACCCGTCCCCGCACCAGGAGCGTTTGATGCCGCAGATCACCGTCGACTACTCCGCCGAGCTCGACGACAGCTTCGACCGCCGCGGCTTCGCCCTCGCCCTGCACCCGCTCGTCGCCGAGACGGTGTCGACCGAGGTCCCCGCCTGCAAGACCCGGTTCCACCGGGCCGAGGAGTCCGTCGTCGGTGACGCCCCGGCGGGCGACTGTGTCGTGAACGTCTCGATCGCGATGCTGCCCGGCCGGGCCCCCGAGACCAAGGCACGTCTGACACAAGCCGTCCTGGAACTGCTGGCCGGGCACCTGAAGCCCGTGGACGGTCTCACCGTCCACGCCTCGGCCGAGGTCAGGGACCTGGACGCGTCCTACCGGAAGGACTGAGGAAGCCGCTGGGCCGGGGCGGCGGGCGCCAGCACGGAGAGCCGCGCCAGCAGCTCGCCGAAGGGGCCGTCCGGGGGTTCCTGGGCGAAGACCCGCAGCATGATCCCCGCCATCTCCTGGTCGTACGCGGCGCTGACGGCGGCCAGCGCCGCGAAGTCGTGGACCAGCTGCAACTCCAGCTCGGCGCGCGCGATCCGCTTCCCGTCCAGCCAGAGCTGGGCCGTCGACTCCGCCAGTGACACCCAGGACCGCACGACCAGCTCCAGTCGCGCGGGGGGTGTCTCGACCCCGAGATGCGCGACGATCTGCTCGTACGCGGCCTGCCGTACCCCGTCGATCAGGGCGTTGGCCGTGGAGGAGCCGCCTGCCGGACCTCCCCGCAACAGCGCGGCGAAGCCGGGGCCGTGCTCCTCCACGAAGTCGAAGAACCGGCCCATCACCCGCAACAGCCGTCCCCCCAGAGGACCTTCGTGCGGTTCCAGGAAGCGGCCGGCCAGCTCGTCGGCGGCCCGCGCGAGCGCCGCCTCGTACAGGCTCTGCTTCCCCGGGAAGTAGTGGTAGACGAGCGGACGCGAGATACCGGCGGCCGCCGCGATCTCGTCGATCGACACGTCGTCGGGCGAACGGTGGCTGAACAGCTCCAGCGCGACGCCGAGCAACTGCTGCCTGCGCTCGTCGACGCCCATCCTGCGCCGCTCACCGGTCGTCATGCCGACAGCCTAACGGGACAGGTCACCGGCCCCCGGGCCCAGCCCCACCGGCCGGTTCGCGAGGACGGGGCGGCTGCCCGCCGAGCCGCCGTCCCAGGCGAGGGACCGGCTGCGCCCCGGCCCGTCAGCGCAGGGCCCGTACCCGGCTGCCGTCCGCCAGCAGCCCGTCCAGCCGGGCCCGGTCGCCCGCCCGGGCGCGCACCGCCAGCAGCCGCCCCTCCGTCCGCCCCCGGACCCCGCCCGTCGCGGAGAGGGAGGCGAACTGCCGGGAGCCCGCGGCGAGTACGTACCACCGCCCGCCGGCCGACCTCCACAGCACGCCCGCCAGCACCCGGGGGCGGCGTACCCCGCAGTCGGGCGAGTCCTGGGCGTGGGCCGCGACCGTCCCCGGGGCGCGGGTGCCGCCCGGCCCCCCGGGCGGCTGGAACTGGGCCAGCGCCCTGCTCCCCGTGCCCCGCCAGGTCTCCGCCCGGGTGCAGAGCCACAGTGCGGCCCCCTCCCCCTCGGGGAGCCGCTGCCTCGCGTACGGCCAGGAGTTCACCGACCGGACCCCGTTCGAGCGCACCGCGGGCAGGAGACAGGCGGTGCGCGCCCAGCTCTCCCGCTCGGCCGGGCCCGCCACATCGTGCGGAGCGGACGGCGTACCCGAGGTGAGGCGCACGGGCGTGAGCTCGCCGAGGTCCGTCAGCAGCCGCACCCCCGTGGCGTCCCGGACCTCCAGGACCTGCCAGGAGTGGCAGCCGGCCGGACCCCCGGGCCCGGTCAGCGCGTCGGTCACCCCGTCCGGGTCGCGGTGCAGTGGCCGCGCCGCCTCGCGCGGCACGAGCAGGTCCCGTACGGCCACCTCGCGCACCCAGGGAGCGGTGAGGTAACGGATCCGGCCGCCGCGTCGCTGCACGACGAGCGCGCTCGCGGCCACCGCGTCCGCGCCGTCCACCCGGGCGAAGTCCAGGGCGACACCCCCGGCCGGACCGGCGTCGCGCGGCTCGGCGTAGCGCACGATGCGCAGCCCGTCGTGGAACAGCACCACGACAACCGGGCCGACCTCGCCCGCGTACAGCAGCTGCGGCGGGCCCATCGGCGGTCCGGCCGGTGTCCCTGGCGTCGCCGAGGAGGCCACCCCCGGGCCGGGCCGCGCCCACGCGGCGAGGGCGCGGCCCAGCAGCCTGCTGTCCCCGGCGCGGTGACCACGCGTGGGCCAGGCGGTGAAGTCGGTACGGGCCGAGCTCCGCCAGAAGCCGGCGGCCACCCGGTGCAGCGCCGAGGGATCCACGGCCTGTTCGGCGGCCCTGTGACGGGAGTGAAGCGGGGACGCGGCCTGCGGGCCGCGCAGGCCGTCGTCCGGCATCAGCAGCAGCGTCCCGCACACCAGCAGGGCGGCCAGCCCCGCGACGAGGGCACGCCCGAACCGCCGGCGCCGGGCCGGATCGGTCGGCCTGACCTGCAGCGAACACGCGTCGAACTCCGGTGACGCCAGGAGCGCGTGGCGGGCCGGGAGCGCGTCGGCCTCCCGCAGCGCCG from Streptomyces sp. B1I3 includes:
- the pulA gene encoding pullulanase-type alpha-1,6-glucosidase yields the protein MSRTTLRRGAVAALCAALLPVVPAASASAAHRPPAPPSDAKLAQEPARHDLTREQFYFVLPDRFANGDTTNDRGGLTGSRLETGYDPTDKGFYQGGDLKGLTQRLDYIKGLGTTAIWLAPIFRNRPVQGTGENASAGYHGYWITDFTQVDPHFGTNADLAKLIDKAHGKGMKVFFDVITNHTADTVDYAEKKYGYKPKGAFPYLDKDGRPFDDAAGMAQVDAGSFPYTPANTGEKVPSWLNDTTMYHNRGDSTYAGESTGYGDFSGLDDLWTERPEVVSGMEKIYEKWVRDFDIDGFRIDTVKHVDLDFWTQWATALDGYAAKHGRDDFFMFGEVYSADTAITSPYVTRGRLDATLDFPFQEAARQYASQGAPASKLAAVYGDDYRYTTDKANAYEQVTFLGNHDMGRIGTFLKQDNPKADDAELLDRARLADELMFLGRGNPVVYYGDEQGYTGAGGDKDARQPLFASKAADYLDDDQIGTDRTHAFDAYDTKHPLYRSIATLSKLTAEHPALRDGVQTERYAKDSVYAFSRTDTKRPYEYVVAANNGTEAKTVKLATESAGMDFRTLYGGSGTVRSGADKTLEVTVPALSSVVLRAGKPLGAPATKPSVTLKAPAAGATGTVEISADVDGGDLNRVVFAAQTGNGKWRTLGSADHAPYKVTQHLDESVEAGTALRYKAVVVDRAGRTSSVLASSTAGQAPPAPKPVAVERDHALVHYRRADGDYEGWQLKSGDRSADFIGRDAYGAFAWIDLDEGASTVPYTVEKAGSADGPQRTIDLARTGQVWVEQGKDGQATEAPEGAEPPQDTSKAVLHYHRADGNYDGWGLHTWTGAAAPTDWAKPLQPVRTDAFGATFEVPLTDGATSLSYILHKGDEKDLPSDQSLDIATYGHEVWMLGGKPGYLLPQAGGVPTPDLTKAEAQWIDADTVVWKVKATDATSQQLVYAKEGGISVVDGALSDEGRWLRLGATELTAAQKAKYPHLRDYPAFTVDTRDRDRVRASLRGQLIATQRAANGALLAATGVQTAGVLDELYGKAASGAALGPVFRKGTPTLSVWAPTARTVSLELDGKTVPMRRDDRTGVWSVTGKKSWAGKPYRYSVQVWAPTVQKLVTNKVTDPYSTALTTDSARSLVVDLDDPELAPRGWSALKKPAAEPLRDAQIQELHIRDFSIADSTSEHPGEYLAFTDTRSDGMKHLRELADSGTGYVHLLPAFDIGTIPEKKSDQQKPACELSVYAPDSEEQQACVTKAAAKDAFNWGYDPLHYTVPEGSYASDPNGTRRTVEFRRMVQGLNGAGLRTVMDVVYNHTVASGQDDKSVLDRIVPGYYQRLLEDGTVATSTCCANTATENTMMGKLVVDSIVTWAKEYKVDGFRFDLMGHHPKANILAVRKALDELTVAEDGVDGKEIILYGEGWNFGEIADDARFVQATQKNMAGTGIATFSDRARDAVRGGGPFDEDPRVQGFASGLYTDPNTSPANGTEAEQKARLLHYQDLVKVGLTGSLADYTFTDTQGRTVKGSAVDYNGAPAGYAAAPGDALAYADAHDNESLYDALAFKLPTGTTTADRARMQVLAMATAALSQGPSLSQAGSDLLRSKSLDRNSYDSGDWYNALHWDCREGNGFGRGLPPAADNKDKWSYGKPLLTAATLTPGCAEITGASAAYQDLLTIRTTEKEFSLATTEQVQTALSFPLSGTRETPGVITMRLGELVVVMNATPATQSQEIPELAGKAYALHPVQAAGADATVKKSSYEGKSGGFTVPGRTVAVFSRR
- a CDS encoding 5-carboxymethyl-2-hydroxymuconate Delta-isomerase; protein product: MPQITVDYSAELDDSFDRRGFALALHPLVAETVSTEVPACKTRFHRAEESVVGDAPAGDCVVNVSIAMLPGRAPETKARLTQAVLELLAGHLKPVDGLTVHASAEVRDLDASYRKD
- a CDS encoding TetR/AcrR family transcriptional regulator, which produces MTTGERRRMGVDERRQQLLGVALELFSHRSPDDVSIDEIAAAAGISRPLVYHYFPGKQSLYEAALARAADELAGRFLEPHEGPLGGRLLRVMGRFFDFVEEHGPGFAALLRGGPAGGSSTANALIDGVRQAAYEQIVAHLGVETPPARLELVVRSWVSLAESTAQLWLDGKRIARAELELQLVHDFAALAAVSAAYDQEMAGIMLRVFAQEPPDGPFGELLARLSVLAPAAPAQRLPQSFR